Within the Alteromonas sp. M12 genome, the region TCCATTAATTAATCTAATATATGTTAATGACGCTTAATTTTTTCCTTGTGCTTGATTACCTGTCGATCAAGCTTATCTATCAATCCGTCAATTGCTGCGTACATATCGTTGTGCTCTGAGGTTGCAAATACTTCGCCTCCGCTAAGATGAACTGTCGCTTCAGCTTTTTGATTAAGCTTCTCGACATTAAGAATGACATGGACATTGTTGATATGATCAAAATGCCTTTCTAGCTTTGTAAATTTATTGTCTACATAATCTCGCAAAGAATCTGTAATTTCTACATGATGGCCAGTAAGGTTAATTTGC harbors:
- the hpf gene encoding ribosome hibernation promoting factor; the protein is MQINLTGHHVEITDSLRDYVDNKFTKLERHFDHINNVHVILNVEKLNQKAEATVHLSGGEVFATSEHNDMYAAIDGLIDKLDRQVIKHKEKIKRH